From the Nostoc sp. PCC 7107 genome, the window GAAGCCACCAAAAGATTGTCAAAAGAATTTCGAGAACAACATTCCTATTTATCTTGGAAGGAACTTGCTGGTTTGCGCGATCGCTTAGTGCATGATTATAAAAATATCGATCTAGATATACTGTGGGATGTGGTTTCGGTAGAAATTCCCGCATTATTAGTGAGTTTAGAACCTTTGTTGCCCAAGCAGAATGAGTGATCGGATGATTTTAAACACTTCTATGGTAGACATTAGGCAAAATTAACAGATTTTGACAACTGACGCACCCTAAAATTAAGGAAAATAGCAAAAGCGATCGCATCTGTGCCAAGAAACGCGATCGCCATCAGTTTTAAACCTCAATACACTGTATTAAATTAAAAGTTGTAACCAACACCGAACAGCAAACCAACATCAGTCTGATCTAAAAAAGCAGCATTGACAGTACCGTTAAGGGTAAAGCGATCGCCCAAAGGTACATCCACACCACCAGTTAACAACAGTCCAACGTCAGCATCATTACTAGTTTCAATGGCTACACCAGCACCAACAAAAGGAGATACCGGGAAGCGCTGCTCACCTGTAGGATTCACTGAACGAGGTAGAAAATCGAAAGTTACGGGTACTAGAACTACAGTATCGTCACCAAATACTGCGGAAGGGCGCACAGAAATGTAGTTAGTTAAACCAACCTTACTAATTACCGCAATATTTCCTTCACTTAAAGCTGAGTCTCCACCCAAACCGATGTTCCCAGCAACTCCAATGTAGCTAGAACCACCACGAGTCGCTCTACCAGCTTCAATATTAGTAGTACCAGTTCCGCCAGGAGTAGTTTGATTGTCTCCTGGTTGTTGGCTAACATTCAAGTTAGGTGGAATCAGAACTTCATTAATAACGTGAATTACACCATTACTAGCTTGAACATTTGGTTGGATAACTCTGGCATTATTGACAGCAATCTGATTATTAGCGCTATCCACCTTGATATTCACAGATTCATCTTCCGATGTTCTCAGTTCACCAGCCTGAAGCTGACTCGCAGTTAATGAACCAGGAACCACATGATATCTGAGAATTTTCAACAACAGTTCTCTGTTTTCTGGCTGTTGTAATTGCTGTACAGTACCAGCTGGTAAAGCTGCAAAGGCCTGATCTGTAGGCGCAAAGACTGTATAAGGGCCTGGTTGTTGTAAAGTATCAGCTAAACCTGCTGTCCGTAATAAAGTAGTTAAGGTGCTAAAAGAATTATTAGACGCGGCGATGGAAACAATATCATTACCAGTTGGAGTATTACCAGTATTGCCTGCCACTATATAATTAGCCGCTGTCACATTACTAGCCAGAGCTTGTGCCTGTCCTTGTCTGACTAAGGCTTGATACAGCAAACTAGAAGCTTCAGCGCGGGTTAAAGGAACTTGGGGATTAAGTTGCTTGACATCTGGATAGTTAACCACAATGTTAGCTTGAGTTGCCGCAGCTACATTGTTAACTGCATAATCAGGAATGGCAGAAGCATCTGTGTAATAAGTGTTGAGAATATCTGATGCAGTGCCGCTACTATTTAAATTTAAACCACTGGACAAAGCTGCGATCGCCTGAACTTTGGGAATTTGCAAATTTGGCTGAAACACATTGCCAGGATAT encodes:
- a CDS encoding DUF86 domain-containing protein, translating into MTANRDLESLIDIHHYSQNAIFFVSAITKVEFVEDQKTIAAVMYAIAVMGEATKRLSKEFREQHSYLSWKELAGLRDRLVHDYKNIDLDILWDVVSVEIPALLVSLEPLLPKQNE
- a CDS encoding fasciclin domain-containing protein, which translates into the protein MGNLFGWSLAHTTLLILGVTTATFNPIVVSAQTTDPSVTPAPSATPSSSPTATSNFSDVSSDYWATPFIQALAARNVISGFPDGSFKPNQAVTRAEFATMIQKAFNQNPVRQISSGGFTDVPANYWAAAAIQEAYETGFMTGYPGNVFQPNLQIPKVQAIAALSSGLNLNSSGTASDILNTYYTDASAIPDYAVNNVAAATQANIVVNYPDVKQLNPQVPLTRAEASSLLYQALVRQGQAQALASNVTAANYIVAGNTGNTPTGNDIVSIAASNNSFSTLTTLLRTAGLADTLQQPGPYTVFAPTDQAFAALPAGTVQQLQQPENRELLLKILRYHVVPGSLTASQLQAGELRTSEDESVNIKVDSANNQIAVNNARVIQPNVQASNGVIHVINEVLIPPNLNVSQQPGDNQTTPGGTGTTNIEAGRATRGGSSYIGVAGNIGLGGDSALSEGNIAVISKVGLTNYISVRPSAVFGDDTVVLVPVTFDFLPRSVNPTGEQRFPVSPFVGAGVAIETSNDADVGLLLTGGVDVPLGDRFTLNGTVNAAFLDQTDVGLLFGVGYNF